The uncultured Flavobacterium sp. genome contains a region encoding:
- a CDS encoding outer membrane beta-barrel protein: MKKYIINYITSTVMITALLGTCLKSYAQDKKQEISVSVAGPFSFLKYPSAGQVVPGNGISAGLRYSYYLNEGISIGIGAEYQTYRSDAKFAYLAGQYTTIDAENESFQFRYKVTQLREKQDLGYVNVPVTIQYENPGPTKLYLAAGVKIGFAVSGKYETKMDNLTTSGYYPQYNVELFSPAFAGFASTDDIRASKQNLDTKTSYSATFETGLKQKVGNRSSVYIGLYLDYGLNSIIDKNSNKNLVQYNPELPVQLHYNSALTSSYATDVRLVSYGLKLRYALR; encoded by the coding sequence ATGAAAAAATATATAATAAACTATATAACATCAACGGTAATGATTACGGCACTTTTAGGAACTTGTCTAAAGAGTTACGCTCAGGATAAAAAACAAGAAATATCTGTTTCTGTAGCAGGTCCGTTTTCTTTTCTGAAGTATCCTAGCGCTGGACAAGTAGTCCCTGGAAACGGAATCAGTGCCGGACTTCGCTATTCGTATTATTTAAACGAAGGAATAAGTATTGGTATTGGTGCAGAATATCAAACATATCGTTCTGATGCAAAATTCGCGTATCTCGCAGGTCAATACACAACTATTGACGCCGAAAATGAATCATTTCAATTCAGATACAAAGTCACTCAATTAAGAGAGAAGCAAGATTTAGGATATGTAAATGTTCCTGTCACAATTCAATACGAGAATCCGGGACCAACAAAATTATATCTTGCCGCCGGCGTTAAAATAGGATTCGCAGTAAGCGGAAAGTATGAAACAAAAATGGATAATCTTACCACAAGTGGTTATTATCCGCAATATAATGTTGAATTATTTAGTCCGGCATTTGCAGGATTTGCAAGCACAGATGATATCAGAGCAAGCAAACAAAATCTTGATACAAAAACTTCTTACTCTGCTACTTTTGAAACAGGTTTAAAACAAAAAGTAGGAAACAGAAGTTCTGTATATATTGGACTTTATCTGGATTATGGATTAAATAGCATAATAGATAAAAACAGCAACAAAAATCTTGTTCAGTATAATCCGGAATTGCCAGTACAATTGCACTACAACAGCGCATTGACTTCTTCTTATGCAACTGATGTAAGATTAGTTTCATACGGGCTTAAATTAAGATATGCCTTGAGATAA